A DNA window from Aureibaculum sp. 2308TA14-22 contains the following coding sequences:
- a CDS encoding DNA topoisomerase IV subunit B, whose translation MSEQAKYTEDNIKSLDWKEHIRMRPGMYIGKLGDGSSADDGIYILIKEVIDNSIDEYVMGAGKTIEISVRDKTVTVRDYGRGIPLGKVVDVVSKMNTGGKYDSRAFKKSVGLNGVGTKAVNALSSHFKVQSVRDNKTKIAEFEQGNLVVDEKAQTSSLRKGTKVSFTPDETIFNKYKYRNEYIIKMIKNYVYLNPGLTIIFNGEKYFSENGLKDLLEENIAEDDMAYPIIHLMGEDIEIALTHSKSQYSEEFHSFVNGQHTTQGGTHQNAFREALVKTVRDFFGKNYEASDVRKSVVSAISVKVMEPVFESQTKTKLGSTEMGGKLPTVRTFILDFVKRNLDNYLHKNPDAAEQLQKKILQAERERKDLSGIRKLARARAKKASLHNKKLRDCRVHLGDMKKDNRLDSTLFITEGDSASGSITKSRDVNTQAVFSLRGKPLNSFGMSKKIVYENEEFNLLQAALNIEDGIENLRYNNIVIATDADVDGMHIRLLLITFFLQFFPELIKEGHLYILETPLFRVRDKKETFYCYSEIEKQEAIEKLRGKPEITRFKGLGEISPDEFANFIGDTIRLDPVMLDKEMSIEQLLTFYMGKNTPDRQKFIINNLKVELDLVEEV comes from the coding sequence ATGTCAGAGCAAGCCAAATATACTGAAGATAATATTAAATCATTAGACTGGAAAGAGCATATCCGTATGCGTCCGGGTATGTATATTGGTAAATTAGGTGATGGTTCTTCTGCAGATGACGGTATTTACATTCTTATCAAAGAGGTAATTGACAATTCTATTGATGAGTATGTGATGGGTGCTGGTAAAACCATTGAAATTTCTGTCAGAGATAAAACAGTAACGGTTAGAGATTATGGTCGTGGTATTCCACTAGGGAAAGTAGTTGATGTAGTTTCGAAGATGAATACGGGTGGTAAGTACGATTCTAGAGCTTTTAAAAAGTCAGTGGGACTGAACGGTGTGGGTACAAAAGCCGTAAATGCCTTGTCTTCACATTTTAAAGTGCAATCTGTACGGGATAATAAAACGAAAATTGCTGAATTTGAACAGGGTAATTTAGTTGTTGATGAAAAAGCACAAACTTCGTCGTTGCGGAAAGGCACAAAAGTGAGTTTTACTCCCGACGAAACCATTTTTAACAAATACAAATACAGAAACGAGTATATAATAAAAATGATTAAAAATTATGTGTATCTCAATCCGGGATTGACTATAATTTTTAACGGCGAAAAATATTTTTCTGAAAATGGATTAAAGGATCTGCTAGAAGAAAATATTGCCGAAGATGATATGGCGTATCCTATCATTCATCTGATGGGTGAAGATATTGAAATTGCCTTAACACATAGTAAATCACAGTATAGCGAAGAATTTCATTCTTTTGTTAACGGACAACATACCACACAGGGCGGAACACACCAAAATGCGTTTAGAGAAGCACTTGTTAAAACAGTTCGCGATTTTTTTGGTAAAAATTACGAGGCATCAGATGTTAGAAAATCTGTAGTCTCTGCGATTAGCGTTAAAGTAATGGAACCCGTTTTTGAAAGCCAGACCAAAACAAAGTTAGGCTCAACAGAAATGGGTGGTAAACTGCCCACCGTGCGGACATTTATCCTTGATTTTGTAAAGCGAAACCTGGACAATTACTTACATAAAAATCCCGATGCGGCGGAACAATTGCAAAAGAAAATCCTACAAGCCGAGCGGGAACGGAAAGACTTATCAGGCATTAGAAAACTCGCAAGAGCAAGAGCCAAAAAAGCAAGTCTGCACAATAAAAAATTACGCGATTGCCGTGTACATTTGGGCGATATGAAAAAAGACAATCGCTTAGACAGTACTCTATTTATTACCGAGGGTGATTCTGCTAGTGGTTCCATAACAAAATCTCGAGATGTCAATACCCAAGCGGTGTTTAGTTTACGTGGTAAACCCCTGAATTCTTTTGGTATGAGCAAAAAAATCGTTTATGAAAATGAGGAATTCAATCTGCTACAAGCTGCACTCAATATTGAAGATGGCATTGAAAACCTGCGTTATAACAATATTGTAATTGCCACAGATGCCGATGTGGATGGAATGCACATTCGCTTACTATTGATTACATTTTTCTTGCAGTTCTTTCCCGAATTGATAAAAGAAGGCCATTTGTACATTTTGGAAACGCCACTTTTTAGGGTTAGAGACAAAAAAGAGACGTTTTATTGTTATTCCGAAATCGAAAAACAGGAAGCCATCGAAAAACTCCGCGGAAAGCCAGAAATCACACGATTTAAAGGACTTGGAGAAATATCACCAGATGAGTTTGCTAATTTTATCGGCGACACCATTCGCTTAGATCCTGTAATGCTTGATAAAGAAATGTCCATAGAACAGTTATTGACTTTTTATATGGGTAAAAACACACCTGACCGACAAAAATTTATCATTAATAACCTAAAAGTTGAACTAGACCTAGTAGAGGAAGTATAA
- a CDS encoding DNA gyrase/topoisomerase IV subunit A, protein MQEEENQPIDNPENHSEETITKVTGMYKDWFLDYASYVILERAVPAIDDGLKPVQRRIMQSMKDLDDGRYNKVANLVGHTMQYHPHGDASIADAMVQLGQKELLIDMQGNWGNILTGDRAAASRYIEARLSKFALEVVFNPKTTDWQASYDGRRKEPIDLPVKFPLLLAQGAEGIAVGLSTKILPHNFNELIDASIKHLKGRSFKLIPNFLTGGIADVTNYNDGKRGGKVRVRAKIAQLDKNTLIISEVPYNTTTSSLIDSVLKANDKGKIKIKRIEDNTAAEVEILVHLPNGVSPDKTIDALYAFTNCEVSISPLCCVIEENKPIFIGVSEMLRKSTDHTVALLKQELEIQLKELEEQWHFASLERIFIENRIYRDIEEEETWEGVISAIDKGLKPYTKHLKRAVIEEDIVRLTEIRIKKISKFDIDKAKQHIESLEEKIAEVKHHLANLIDFAIDYFKNLKTKYGKDKDRKTEIRIFEDIVATKVAMKNAKLYVNRKEGFFGTSLRREEFVADCSDIDNIIVFLADGRMMVSKIDSKAFVGKNIIHIAVFKKKDKRTVYNMIYKDGKSGPTYMKRFSVTSVTRDKEYDLTAGNKGSNVLYFSANPNGEAEVVTVHLRAVGSIKKLKWDIDFADLAIKGRGSKGNTVTKHSVKKVELKERGISTLKPRKIWFDDTVQRLNVESRGDLLGEFTAEDRLLIITQSGNVKTIRPELSTHFDDDMIVLEKWIPNKPISAIHFDGEKEKYYVKRFMIDNPNKEELFISEHPKSQLEIVATDFRPMAEVVFSKRALANDTVNFEEFIAVKGIKAIGNQLTTEKIKQVNLLDPLPYEEPEVNQVEVVEEEEIDSETEADEPVKDTQKPSAKETKDVKKNDAQDDDNNTEEDGQITLF, encoded by the coding sequence ATGCAAGAAGAAGAAAACCAACCTATAGATAACCCAGAAAACCACTCGGAAGAAACCATTACAAAGGTAACCGGTATGTACAAAGACTGGTTTTTAGACTATGCCTCGTATGTAATTTTAGAACGTGCTGTACCAGCTATTGATGATGGATTAAAACCCGTGCAACGCCGTATCATGCAGTCTATGAAAGATTTAGACGATGGCCGTTACAACAAAGTGGCTAATCTGGTTGGGCACACTATGCAGTACCATCCGCACGGTGATGCCAGTATTGCAGATGCCATGGTGCAACTCGGTCAAAAAGAGTTGTTAATAGATATGCAGGGTAACTGGGGAAACATCCTTACGGGAGATAGGGCCGCGGCATCAAGATACATTGAAGCCAGATTATCAAAGTTTGCCCTAGAAGTAGTTTTTAACCCAAAAACAACCGATTGGCAAGCTTCTTATGACGGCAGAAGAAAAGAACCGATAGATTTACCCGTTAAGTTCCCGTTATTATTAGCACAAGGTGCTGAGGGAATAGCAGTGGGCTTATCCACAAAAATACTACCACATAACTTTAATGAGCTTATTGATGCCTCTATAAAACATTTAAAAGGTAGAAGTTTTAAACTTATTCCCAATTTTTTAACGGGTGGTATTGCCGATGTTACCAATTACAATGATGGTAAACGCGGTGGAAAAGTTAGAGTTCGTGCTAAAATAGCTCAATTAGATAAGAACACACTCATAATTAGCGAAGTACCCTACAATACTACAACTTCTTCTTTAATAGACTCTGTACTCAAAGCCAATGATAAAGGCAAGATAAAAATTAAGCGGATTGAAGATAACACCGCCGCAGAAGTAGAAATTTTGGTGCATTTACCAAACGGTGTTTCGCCAGATAAAACCATCGATGCATTGTATGCATTTACCAATTGTGAAGTCTCCATTTCACCATTGTGCTGTGTCATTGAAGAGAACAAACCCATTTTTATTGGAGTTAGTGAAATGTTACGTAAGTCAACAGATCATACAGTGGCTTTATTGAAGCAAGAGTTAGAAATACAACTCAAAGAACTTGAAGAACAATGGCATTTTGCTTCGTTAGAGCGAATATTTATCGAGAACCGTATTTATCGCGATATTGAAGAAGAAGAAACTTGGGAAGGTGTAATTTCTGCCATAGATAAAGGCTTAAAACCATATACCAAGCATCTTAAAAGAGCAGTAATCGAAGAAGATATTGTCCGACTAACCGAAATCCGTATTAAAAAGATCTCGAAATTTGATATTGACAAGGCCAAACAACATATTGAGAGTTTGGAAGAAAAAATTGCCGAAGTAAAACATCATTTGGCCAATTTGATTGATTTTGCAATTGATTACTTTAAAAACCTAAAAACAAAATACGGCAAAGACAAAGACCGAAAGACAGAAATTAGAATTTTTGAGGACATTGTAGCGACTAAAGTGGCTATGAAAAACGCCAAACTCTATGTAAACCGTAAAGAAGGGTTTTTCGGTACATCATTACGTAGAGAAGAGTTTGTGGCAGATTGTTCTGACATAGATAATATTATCGTTTTCTTGGCGGATGGACGCATGATGGTTTCAAAAATTGATTCGAAGGCTTTTGTGGGTAAAAACATTATTCATATTGCAGTCTTTAAGAAAAAGGACAAACGTACCGTGTATAATATGATTTACAAAGATGGTAAGTCTGGTCCTACTTATATGAAACGTTTTTCAGTAACCAGTGTAACTCGCGATAAAGAATATGACCTAACCGCAGGTAACAAAGGCTCTAACGTACTCTATTTCTCGGCAAACCCCAATGGTGAAGCAGAAGTGGTTACCGTTCATTTAAGAGCCGTTGGAAGCATTAAAAAGCTGAAATGGGACATTGATTTTGCCGATTTAGCCATTAAAGGACGTGGCAGCAAAGGAAATACAGTTACCAAACACTCTGTTAAAAAGGTAGAACTTAAGGAAAGAGGCATTTCTACCTTAAAACCACGTAAAATATGGTTTGATGACACCGTACAAAGACTGAATGTTGAAAGTAGAGGCGATTTATTAGGTGAATTCACCGCAGAAGACCGGTTATTAATTATTACCCAATCCGGTAATGTAAAAACCATTAGACCTGAACTTTCTACTCATTTTGATGATGATATGATTGTGTTGGAAAAATGGATACCCAACAAGCCTATTTCTGCCATTCATTTTGATGGCGAAAAAGAAAAGTATTATGTCAAACGATTTATGATTGACAACCCCAATAAAGAAGAGTTATTTATTTCGGAGCATCCTAAATCTCAATTGGAAATTGTAGCGACTGATTTTAGACCGATGGCGGAGGTGGTGTTCTCCAAACGAGCTTTAGCAAATGACACTGTAAACTTTGAAGAGTTTATTGCTGTAAAAGGCATTAAAGCTATTGGAAATCAACTCACTACTGAAAAAATAAAACAAGTAAATTTATTAGACCCACTACCCTACGAGGAGCCCGAAGTAAATCAAGTTGAGGTAGTTGAGGAAGAGGAAATAGACTCTGAAACAGAAGCTGATGAGCCAGTAAAAGACACTCAAAAACCGTCTGCTAAAGAAACAAAAGATGTCAAAAAGAATGATGCTCAAGATGATGATAACAATACTGAAGAAGACGGTCAAATAACATTGTTTTAG